The following proteins come from a genomic window of Ursus arctos isolate Adak ecotype North America unplaced genomic scaffold, UrsArc2.0 scaffold_12, whole genome shotgun sequence:
- the NHLH2 gene encoding helix-loop-helix protein 2 — MMLSPDQAADSDHPSSAHSDPESLGGADAKVLGSVSDLEPVEEAEGDGKGGSRAALYPHPQQLSREEKRRRRRATAKYRSAHATRERIRVEAFNLAFAELRKLLPTLPPDKKLSKIEILRLAICYISYLNHVLDV; from the coding sequence ATGATGCTGAGTCCGGACCAAGCCGCCGACTCGGACCACCCCAGCTCGGCGCACTCGGACCCGGAGTCGTTGGGCGGCGCGGACGCCAAGGTGCTGGGCAGCGTGTCCGACCTGGAGCCCGTGGAGGAGGCCGAGGGCGACGGCAAGGGCGGCAGCCGGGCCGCGCTCTACCCGCACCCGCAGCAGCTGAGCCGCGAGGAGAAGCGCCGCCGCCGGCGCGCCACCGCCAAGTACCGCTCGGCTCACGCCACCCGCGAGCGCATCCGCGTGGAGGCCTTCAACCTGGCCTTCGCCGAGCTCCGCAAACTGCTGCCCACGCTGCCCCCGGACAAGAAGCTCTCCAAGATCGAGATCCTGCGCCTGGCCATCTGCTACATCTCCTATCTCAACCACGTCCTGGACGTGTAG